In a single window of the Solea senegalensis isolate Sse05_10M linkage group LG1, IFAPA_SoseM_1, whole genome shotgun sequence genome:
- the LOC122765882 gene encoding suppressor of tumorigenicity 14 protein homolog, with the protein MLGLLPFFPFTAAIALTLHYLSSPPPSVFFIGGSVEFPNLSFSLELTDSTSPQFRLQAQALNHYFSDLYESSPWSSYYLRSGITAFSEGAEGLTVFYWSQFLAPDNVAMAIQGSSPEKLQRRLPGSNKVQRDSLNEQRYYMEQDEDMLHLLGLDPDDFESDEKSDKIKNPNSFQSGKWQLGFQAMSFDLYAKYGNNRTLSLVSPKKPYYQWRLRVPSGHVVRLVILTLHGATPGSCTAHKLSAYDFLLPLQNKIIARWCGLPISGSSPVMKLTSSGNVMLVTFSFSRQRDGAIFKAYFQAIPKVGCGGSVSSWNGSISSPYYPAYYPPNVDCVWTLRAPLPGYLISMTIVAMDIQDSSSSDGCEKDWLDIGGVKLCNPVSDSSKKRVFSSPLSLHFHSDESLTHKGFYLLYRAFSPESTCPRQFRCGDGRCVPLRKVCDGVKDCSDGRDEAKCSSCRPGDVLCANGQCKPHSSQCVGQSSCAGSSEEGTCGGKCYHLCPNKVCLPKSSVCDGVSDCKDRSDELNCTRAYFKGCSSSFYKCANGKCVSKVNPECDGFKDCFDGSDELRCGCGTRPRKRTKIVGGSDAAAGSWPWQVSLQMDRYGHVCGATLVANRWLISAAHCFQDSDTIKYSDARSWRAYMGMRVMTIGNNGAATRLIRRILLHPQYDQFTSDYDIALLELSAPVFFNDLVQPVCVPASTHTFTTGTNCYVTGWGVVMEDGELATRLQEASVKIISRNTCNKLYDDAVTARMLCAGNLQGGVDACQGDSGGPLVCLERGRRWFLAGIVSWGEGCARLNRPGVYTQVVKFSDWIYQQTKGQV; encoded by the exons ATGCTGGGTCTGCTGCCTTTCTTTCCCTTCACCGCTGCCATTGCACTGACCCTTCACTACTTATCGT cTCCGCCTCCCTCTGTGTTCTTCATTGGTGGCAGTGTGGAGTTCCCAAACCTGAGCTTCTCCTTAGAACTGACTGACTCCACCTCCCCTCAGTTCCGCCTGCAGGCTCAGGCTTTGAACCATTAT ttctCTGATCTGTACGAGTCCTCTCCGTGGAGTTCTTACTACCTACGCTCGGGAATTACCGCCTTCAG TGAAGGAGCAGAGGGGCTCACTGTCTTCTACTGGAGTCAGTTCTTGGCCCCTGACAATGTTGCCATGGCGATCCAGGGGTCCAGCCCAGAGAAGCTGCAGCGCAGGCTCCCGGGCAGCAACAAGGTGCAGCGGGACAGCCTCAATGAGCAGCGCTACTACATGGAGCAAGATGAAGACATGCTCCACCTACTGG gtttAGACCCCGATGACTTTGAATCTGACGAAAAATCCGACAAGATTAAGAATCCAAACAGCTTCCAGAGTGGGAAGTGGCAGCTTGGTTTTCAAG CGATGTCCTTTGACCTCTACGCCAAATACGGCAACAACCGCACCCTGAGCCTCGTGAGTCCCAAGAAGCCGTACTACCAGTGGCGTCTGCGTGTGCCATCGGGTCATGTGGTCCGACTGGTTATCCTCACCCTGCATGGCGCCACACCAGGAAGCTGCACCGCCCACAAGCTCTCAGCGTACGACTTCCTGCTTCCTCTGCAGAACAAGATCATTGCCAG GTGGTGCGGGCTGCCCATCTCGGGTTCGTCTCCCGTCATGAAGCTCACGTCTTCTGGGAACGTCATGCTGGTCACCTTCTCCTTTAGCAGACAGAGGGATGGAGCAATATTCAAAGCCTATTTCCAGGCCATCCCAAAAGTTG GTTGTGGAGGATCCGTTTCCTCTTGGAACGGCTCCATTTCCTCACCCTACTATCCGGCTTACTACCCTCCTAATGTAGACTGTGTGTGGACACTGCGG GCGCCATTGCCGGGATACCTGATCTCTATGACGATCGTGGCGATGGACATTCAGGATTCCTCGTCGTCGGACGGCTGTGAGAAGGACTGGCTGGACATTGGAGGGGTCAA ACTGTGCAACCCAGTGTCGGACAGCAGCAAAAAGCGagtcttctcctctcctctgtctcttcacTTTCACTCCGACGAGTCCCTCACCCACAAAGGCTTCTACCTGCTCTACCGCGCCTTCTCCCCGGAGAGCA CTTGTCCTCGTCAGTTCCGCTGTGGAGATGGACGCTGCGTCCCCCTGAGGAAGGTGTGCGACGGAGTCAAAGACTGCTCAGACGGACGGGACGAGGCCAAATGCT cgTCCTGCAGGCCCGGGGACGTGTTGTGTGCTAACGGCCAGTGTAAACCTCACAGCAGCCAGTGTGTCGGTCAAAGCTCCTGTGCAGGCAGCAGTGAGGAGGGCACCTGTG GGGGAAAATGTTACCACCTGTGTCCCAACAAGGTGTGTTTGCCAAAGTCCTCGGTGTGTGACGGGGTGAGCGACTGCAAGGACCGCAGTGACGAGCTCAACTGCACCAGAGCGT ATTTCAAAGGCTGCTCCTCGTCCTTCTACAAATGTGCCAATGGAAAGTGTGTCAGTAAAGTCAACCCGGAGTGCGACGGATTTAAAGACTGTTTCGATGGCTCTGATGAACTGCGCTGTG GATGTGGCACCAGGCCCAGGAAGCGCACTAAGATAGTGGGAGGCTCTGATGCAGCAGCGGGGTCGTGGCCGTGGCAGGTCAGCCTCCAGATGGATCGATACGGCCACGTCTGCGGAGCCACGCTCGTCGCCAACCGCTGGCTCATTTCCGCCGCTCACTGCTTCCAGGACTCGGACACTATTAA GTACTCGGACGCTCGTTCGTGGCGAGCCTACATGGGAATGCGCGTGATGACTATCGGGAACAATGGAGCGGCCACCAGACTGATCCGGCGGATCCTCCTCCACCCTCAGTACGACCAGTTCACCTCTGACTACGACATCGCTCTACTCGAGCTCAGCGCTCCCGTCTTCTTCAATGACTTGGTGCAGCCGGTGTGCGTCCCTGCCTCCACCCACACCTTCACCACCGGGACCAACTGCTATGTCACAGGCTGGGGAGTCGTCATGGAGGACG GTGAACTGGCCACTCGCTTACAAGAGGCCTCAGTGAAGATCATCAGCAGAAACACCTGTAACAAGCTGTACGATGACGCTGTGACTGCCAGGATGCTGTGTGCTGGGAACCTGCAGGGTGGGGTGGATGCCTGCcag GGAGACTCCGGAGGTCCGCTGGTGTGTCTGGAGCGAGGCAGACGCTGGTTCCTGGCGGGCATCGTGAGCTGGGGCGAAGGCTGCGCGCGGCTAAACCGTCCCGGCGTCTACACGCAGGTGGTGAAGTTCAGCGACTGGATCTATCAGCAGACTAAAGGACAGGTGTGA
- the tmprss7 gene encoding transmembrane protease serine 7, giving the protein MGTEREDNQQASAVDDGAAQQDAASIADVSVEVATVDHTLQKLYRKYRKTRRKPKGLKRLWAHLLNVPHLALIIAAVVFVVVVIVWSLLWVFIFRRESNSGAYFAGMFRLANVEFIPEYRQAESHEFVYMANKIQHVVSNVYKMSSVARLYKQTVISDLSNSDSGILVHFWMVFVVPRLKSPAVCEECVGVIFRDSVHTSLRNRTSVGYLLGLPVDIDSILINAVQRSDYTSNTAGSQCVDKMYANLPGVKVPLNIFSSWGGVSCHVKLTAVPGSLIRLTVNLFLIEPSDCVNDALTVYDALLPMRGRILHRLCEPVSGSISLVSTSNVMLLSFRMTKGNKTFRGNFEAIAAEICMSQIETQSGSGISAQIYSPFYPSLLPPQCSCTWRFETSNSALGVALQFQNYVLKPKGMKACDHGWWKVNEVIFCGSYVGHSTVFRIYDRSPEVEFRCSSRHAALPFQASCSSYNISQPCAENHFLCSTGLCVEKKRRCDGLDDCQDESDEVFCSRPTMKCGGNRPPHPLFVCNGETDCTDGRDEINCTQETTCSAIRYQCRSGSCILKKNAKCDGVHDCEDRSDEMDCACGLPPTVKKDGPERIVGGVNSVEGEWPWQASLHFSGNMYCGASVLSSDWLISAAHCFSKERLSDPRYWTAHLGMLTQGSAKHVAEIQRIVVHEYYNAYTFDYDIALLQLKKPWPTSLGPLVQPVCLPPTSHTVTDSHRCWVTGWGYRSEEDKVLPSVLQKAEVSILSQSDCKKRYGPVSPRMLCAGVPSGERDACRGDSGGPLSCQSSDRGRWFLIGIVSWGAGCGRPNLPGVYTRVNKFTSWIYNHIS; this is encoded by the exons ATGGGCACAGAGCGCGAGGACAACCAGCAGGCGAGCGCAGTCGATGATGGTGCAGCTCAACAGGATGCTGCCAGC ATTGCTGATGTGTCCGTGGAGGTGGCCACAGTGGACCACACTCTGCAGAAGCTTTACAGGAAATACAGAAAGACTCGACGGAAGCCCAAGGGACTCAAGAGGCTTTGGGCCCACCTGTTAAACGTCCCACACCTCGCTCTCATCATTGCAGCGGTGGtgtttgtggtggtggtgatcgTATGGTCACTGCTATGGGTCTTCATAT TCCGCAGGGAAAGCAACAGTGGAGCTTACTTTGCCGGGATGTTCCGTCTTGCCAACGTGGAGTTTATCCCCGAGTACCGCCAGGCAGAGTCCCATGAGTTTGTATATATGgcaaataaaatacagcacGTG GTGAGCAACGTGTACAAGATGTCCTCAGTGGCCCGACTGTACAAGCAGACTGTCATTTCAGACCTCAG TAACAGTGACAGTGGTATTTTGGTGCATTTCTGGATGGTGTTTGTCGTCCCTCGTCTAAAGAGCCCGGCCGTGTGTGAGGAGTGCGTCGGCGTGATCTTCAGAGACTCCGTCCACACGAGCCTCAGGAACCGGACGTCTGTCGGATACCTGCTGGGTCTCCCGGTCGACATCGACTCCATCCTCATCAATG CTGTCCAGCGCTCAGATTacacatcaaacacagcag GCTCACAGTGTGTAGATAAGATGTATGCCAACCTTCCCGGGGTGAAGGTCCCTTTAAACATCTTTTCATCGTGGGGTGGGGTGAGTTGCCATGTGAAGCTCACGGCGGTCCCCGGCTCTCTTATCCGTCTGACTGTCAACTTGTTCCTCATTGAGCccagtgactgtgtgaatgaTGCTTTGACCGTGTACGACGCTCTGCTGCCCATGAGGGGGCGCATTCTCCACAG GTTGTGTGAGCCAGTGTCTGGCTCCATCTCCCTCGTCTCTACCTCCAATGTCATGTTGCTCTCCTTCAGGATGACTAAAGGCAACAAAACGTTCAGAGGAAACTTTGAGGCCATCGCTGCAGAAA tCTGTATGTCTCAAATTGAGACACAGTCAGGGTCTGGCATCAGCGCTCAGATCTACAGCCCCTTCTACCCGAGCCTGCTGCCCCCTCAGTGTTCCTGCACCTGGAGGTTTGAG ACTTCAAATAGTGCTCTGGGAGTTGCTCTGCAGTTTCAAAACTATGTACTGAAACCAAAAGGCATGAAGGCCTGTGACCACGGCTGGTGGAAGGTCAATGAAGTCAT CTTCTGTGGCAGCTACGTGGGCCACAGCACAGTGTTCCGCATCTATGACCGGAGCCCAGAAGTGGAGTTTCGCTGCAGCTCACGTCACGCCGCTCTGCCATTTCAGGCGTCGTGCAGCAGCTACAACATCAGCCAAC CCTGTGCTGagaaccacttcctgtgctccactggactgtgtgtggaaaagaAACGGCGCTGCGACGGCCTGGACGACTGCCAGGACGAGAGCGACGAGGTCTTCTGCT CGAGGCCCACAATGAAGTGTGGCGGCAACCGTCCGCCGCAccctctgtttgtgtgcaatggAGAGACGGACTGCACTGATGGAAGAGATGAGATCAACTGCACTCAGG AAACGACCTGCTCTGCAATCAGGTACCAATGCCGCAGTGGCTCCTGCATCCTGAAGAAGAACGCTAAATGTGACGGTGTTCACGACTGTGAGGACCGCAGTGATGAGATGGACTGTG CTTGTGGTCTCCCCCCTACGGTGAAGAAAGACGGCCCCGAGCGCATCGTGGGCGGGGTTAACTCTGTGGAAGGGGAGTGGCCGTGGCAGGCCAGCCTCCATTTCTCTGGTAACATGTACTGTGGCGCCTCGGTCCTGTCCTCTGATTGGCTCATATCAGCCGCACACTGCTTCAGCAAGGAAAG GCTGTCTGACCCTCGTTACTGGACCGCTCACTTGGGCATGCTGACGCAGGGCAGTGCCAAACACGTGGCTGAGATCCAGCGGATTGTGGTGCACGAGTACTACAACGCGTACACGTTTGACTACGACAttgctctgctgcagctgaagaaGCCCTGGCCTACTTCCCTCGGCCCACTGGTCCAACCCGTGTGTCTGCCGCCTACTTCACACACCGTCACTGACAGCCACCGCTGCTGGGTTACCGGCTGGGGATATCGCTCCGAGGAGG ACAAGGTTTTGCCCTCAGTCCTGCAGAAAGCGGAGGTTTCCATACTGAGTCAGAGCGATTGTAAGAAGAGATACGGCCCGGTCTCGCCGCGCATGCTGTGTGCTGGGGTTCCCTCGGGAGAGAGGGACGCCTGCAGG ggGGATTCTGGGGgtcctctgtcctgtcagtCATCAGACAGGGGTCGCTGGTTCCTGATCGGTATTGTCAGCTGGGGCGCCGGTTGTGGCCGACCAAACCTGCCTGGCGTCTACACCAGGGTCAACAAGTTCACCTCTTGGATCTACAACCATATCAGCTGA